One Lacunisphaera limnophila DNA window includes the following coding sequences:
- a CDS encoding membrane or secreted protein — MKCACRLLWLLSALLLTSGHADPAAAGGAWVGAWRGTDGDTERVLLIVDGYFTHTTYERANPRFHRTLGGPVEFSDSGATALIHFDSAEPSRVGRTVGLVGERVGTELRLRFDDAEEEVWQRIGESPGDLTGVWRISARQRDGQFQAMPLAARRTLKVLTGSRFQWVAMNIETGEFSGTGGGRYGFVDGVYTETIEFFSRDPSRVGAKLDFQGKVQEGDWHHQGRSSRGEPIYEIWSRLVSAP, encoded by the coding sequence ATGAAATGCGCCTGCCGACTCCTGTGGTTGCTGTCAGCCCTGCTGCTCACGTCCGGGCATGCCGATCCCGCGGCGGCCGGGGGCGCCTGGGTCGGGGCCTGGCGGGGGACGGACGGGGACACGGAGCGCGTGTTGCTGATCGTCGACGGGTATTTCACCCACACGACCTACGAGCGGGCGAACCCGCGGTTTCACCGGACCCTCGGCGGGCCCGTGGAATTCTCGGACTCCGGCGCGACGGCCTTGATCCACTTTGATTCCGCGGAACCCTCGCGGGTTGGCCGGACCGTCGGCCTCGTCGGGGAGCGGGTCGGGACGGAGCTCCGGCTGCGGTTCGACGACGCCGAGGAGGAAGTCTGGCAGCGGATCGGCGAGAGCCCGGGTGATCTCACCGGCGTGTGGCGCATCAGCGCCCGGCAGCGCGACGGCCAGTTCCAGGCCATGCCGCTGGCGGCGCGGCGGACGCTGAAGGTGCTGACGGGTTCCCGCTTCCAATGGGTCGCGATGAACATCGAGACCGGTGAATTCTCCGGCACGGGCGGCGGCCGTTACGGTTTTGTGGATGGCGTCTACACGGAGACGATCGAGTTTTTCTCGCGCGACCCCAGCCGGGTGGGAGCGAAGCTGGATTTCCAGGGGAAGGTGCAGGAAGGGGACTGGCACCACCAGGGACGGAGTTCCCGCGGCGAGCCCATTTACGAAATCTGGTCGAGGCTCGTGTCAGCGCCCTGA